TCCGCTGGTTCGTCGAAAATACCTGCGCACATACACAAAATGAACGCGCACTCGGCTCTGCCATTTTCCGCCGAAGGGGCCATCGGTTCGCCGATGGGACTCCAGTACTTGAACTTCCAATTCAGTTATAATTTCGTCGCTCTAACCGCCAACACGGTCCGACGGCTGAACGTGGAAACGTGTCTTCAGTTTACCAATAGCTCGTAGTCAACTGCTTATTTGTTTATCGAAACCAATTGGCTTTAGTTTAATTGCTAGATTAATTTTCGAATATCGATTTGGCTGGACTTAGGCCACCTTGAAGCTTTGAATTTGAATCGAATTAATAGCGCAATCGATTGTAAACTGAATCTGCCGAAAGTGTGGGTGGATGTGGTTtggattatttatataatcTGGAACATTTTCGACAACTTCTCGGTTGCGGAGCCAGTGGCATTGGTTTAATGCGGCCGAAACGCGTTTCCCCAACAGCCGGAGCACATGTGCGGGTTACATTTTAGGACGCGTAACAGTCCGTCTCAGAAGACGTCCCTCCGCTGGGGCGACTGCTGTCTAGCCTAGTCTAGTGTTCAGACTACCGTGATTCGAGTTCCTAGCCGGAGTCCTTGCACTCGATTTCTTTACGAGGGAAACCAGCGATTAAACTACCACGGGGAATCCGAATCCAATCCCCTCAAGCCCTTTGGAGCAGGAAATGTTGCATAAGCCAAGGCACATTTGATTGGCGCGCTTCTTTGATTGCCGTCGCTAAGCTCCAGAGTATAGAAATTGGCGTCCGCTTGAACTTGGCGCACAAATCCCAAAgcagaggtgagtctcttcCCGTTCGATTGCCCGTAAATGCGCTGGGTCATGCGCAGATTGCAGGGGGAGATTACCTTTGCCCCCTATCCCCATTCGAATGCGCTCCGTGCTTTGCTCAATTTTTGTGAATGAAGCCGAAGCCCCCCTTTTGTGGGTAGTGtggtatatggtatatggtatatggtatatggtatatgTTATATCGTACTGAGGTGTTCTCGAGGTGCCCGCTTGTTTGTCGCGACTATGACGTACTTGACTCCCCGCACACGAGGCGCTCTGAATTGTTTATGTATTTTACATAAGTCGCAATCCTGACTGTCCCGCTCCTAACTTGGCCAGTTATATAAGCATGAAATGTGCGTGCTCCAACCATCGGAATTAATTTCCGCACATTTAAATGCCCATAAGTTTTGCTCAAATTAGTTGGGAACTAAAAGCACTAGGATTATTGAAAGAGAATGCCATCTTTACATACAAAATATCCATTTCTCTAGAATGGAATTTTATCTAGAAATAAAAACACCCAAATAAAATTGTCGGAGAGGTAGTTGCGCGTTTTTACATTTATTCTACACTATTGAGTATTAAATTAATACTTTTCAATGATAATATTTCTTAGggaattttcattttatttttattttttagaacttACCAAATGAATTTATAGGGCAAACCAGTTTTGCTGCTTAGATAAATCAACCAATcgaaaagtaaacacaagcttccgttcgaaggTCAAACTATTGCgttattacaaattttttggaaTCTAAGGCCGAACCTATTTTCGTTTCCATCACTTGTAAATAACCATTTTCATCAAgtgttatttattaaaaaaaaatcttttatgAATCTAAAGGTAAATTaactttttcttaaaaattcattttatcATAAGAAAAGATTACTTTTCGTtctcaaaaattaaaaattactttcattttattatttctattattttattatttattttcgttaaTGTTAACTTCATTAGTTATAACTATAGTTACTGGAatcttttaataaattaatgggtttatttccatttttattgtctaatgaagttaacatttttaaagataatGTCTGACCTTTGTAGTGCTGATATTCCCATCGCTTGAGAGGTCAAACTCAGTGCAAGGGCTAGTTAATTGCGCGCCATTAGCAAGGACGCATTTTGTCATAGGTGGGTGGGATAAGGGGGCCCGGAGTGGGGGCCAACTCCAATTATATCCTGGCGGAGAAAGGTCAGCCGCGTCGAAGGCCTTGACCAATGCATTGGCTTAATATTTAATGCTTCGTGCTGTCGCTACTTAATTGAAAAATGAGCTCCTGCAGGCGGCGGGCAGCGATATTAACCATTATGTTTAAGGTTGTAACTTTCTGTGCCTCCCATCCCCATTCCTTGTATGCCGTTACAGCTAAAGGTCAAACTCAACCCCATTCCGAGAGTATTAGCTTACACTAGCGCGCCGAGAGTCGTGACTTACAAAGCCAAGGACACGCCCCAACTGCAAGGATGATCAACGTCGCCGGCGTGGTGAGCATCGTGCTCTTCTACCTCCTGATCCTGGTGGTGGGCATCTGGGCCGGTCGCAAGAAGCAGTCCGGCAATGATTCGGAGGAGGAGGTGATGCTGGCCGGCCGCTCCATCGGTCTGTTCGTGGGCATCTTCACCATGACTGCCACCTGGGTGGGTGGCGGCTACATCAATGGCACGGCAGAGGCCATCTACACATCGGGACTTGTGTGGTGCCAGGCTCCATTTGGATACGCTCTGAGTTTGGTATTCGGTGAGTGAACTGCATAAATAAGCAGGTAgtggaaaatatatattcatatacaAATGTTCAGGGACATTGGCAAACATTTCTTAATGGATCGATAAAATAATTAGCATTAACCACAAACGttccgttaaatatttattaagatgtgaaaaatggttttaatcttGTGCCATAGTTTTATTCATACATTCTCTACTTTATATTAAAGAAAAGATATGGCTAGATTTGCATCCTTAccttttaaaagtttttaaatcgATAAGCAAATGTGCTTTTGATCAACCACAATATTTCCATTAAAGATTGAGATGCCAGAAATGTTCTTATAACAGACTTTTTAACGAACTTTTTCAATTtaccataaatatattttcattattatttaaaataattttctatttttaatttaaagccCTCAAATCAGTATGGTTAACAAATATCAGggacaatttttaaattaatattgatCATTCTGTATTTTATATGTGTATCTTAACTTTTCTTTCtaaatcttttaaattcaGGTGGCATATTCTTCGCCAATCCAATGCGTAAGCAAGGATACATCACCATGCTGGACCCCCTGCAGGATTCCTTTGGCGAGCGGATGGGTGGCCTGCTCTTCCTGCCCGCTCTCTGCGGTGAGGTCTTCTGGGCAGCTGGCATCCTAGCCGCGCTGGGAGCCACTCTCTCCGTGATCATCGACATGGACCATCGCACCTCGGTGATCCTGTCCTCTTGCATCGCCATCTTCTACACACTCTTCGGCGGACTCTACTCCGTGGCGTATACGGATGTGATCCAGTTGTTCTGCATCTTTATCGGCTTGTGGATGTGCATTCCCTTTGCCTGGAGCAACGAGCACGTGGGCAGTCTGAGTGACCTAGAGGTGGATTGGATCGGCCATGTGGAGCCTAAAAAGCATTGGCTTTACATAGACTACGGGTTGCTCCTTGTATTTGGAGGCATTCCCTGGCAGGTCTACTTCCAGCGTGTGCTCTCCAGCAAGACAGCCGGAAGGGCCCAACTGTTGTCCTATGTGGCCGCCGCCGGATGCATCTTGATGGCCATTCCCCCCGTGCTGATCGGAGCCATTGCCAAGGCCACACGTGAGTCCTAGACACTGAAAAGTAATACAGATATCCATATTTTGGAGATaagattattatttaaacaCATGAAAAACTAGGGTGATAAAATAAATGGGATAATTTATTCAATTACATTTAATTATGTACCAAACTTAAGaactttataaaatattttgaaaaattccaTTTGTATACCATcaaataagaatattttgatctattaaaatatcaaaattaaattatttgtgcAGTTTTGATATTAATCTGATAcaacaaacttaaaaaattaaatatatatacctatgTATATGTTATCAatgatctaaaaaaatattaaaatgttacGTGtagttcatttatttttgtgaTATAGGATGTGAGATAAACAATACAAATATCAATATCTGGTCTATACATGTATCTTCTGATAATGATACACACCCTTAATATATCCCTTGTCCTTGGCTAATGTCCTTTTTATTTTGACAGCTTGGAACGAGACGGACTACAAGGGACCCTATCCCCTCACCGTGGACGAGACGAGCATGATTCTGCCCATGGTGCTGCAGTACCTCACGCCCGACTTTGTGTCCTTCTTCGGCCTGGGCGCCGTTTCAGCCGCCGTGATGTCCTCCGCCGACTCCTCGGTGCTCTCCGCCGCCTCCATGTTCGCCCGGAACGTGTACAAATTGATTTTCCGTCAGAAGGCGTCCGAGATGGAAATCATCTGGGTGATGCGCGTGGCCATCATTGTGGTGGGCATCCTGGCCACAATTATGGCCCTCACCATTCCCTCCATCTACGGATTGTGGTGCGTGTAAAATGATGCATTGATTGGCAGATCATTTGCCTAATTGCTTGGCTATATCATCTATCCCCGGACAGGTCCATGTGCTCGGATCTGGTCTACGTCATCCTGTTCCCGCAGCTGCTTATGGTGGTGCACTTCAAGAAGCACTGCAACACATATGGCAGCCTATCGGCGTACATTGTGGCCCTGGTCATCCGGCTGTCTGGCGGCGAGGCCATCCTGGGACTGCCTCCGCTGATCAAGTATCCCGGCTACGACGAGGAGACGAAGGAGCAGATGTTCCCCTTCCGCACCATGGCCATGTTGCTAAGTCTGATCACCCTGGTTTCGGTCTCCTGGTGGACTAAGTAAGTACAAAGCCACATAAACTTAAAGATTGAGTATTTAATCTATAGCAAATGGAAAAGATATAACAAGTGATCACTTTAAAGTACAGACAatgaaattagcaatataatttaataattttatgcCTACCTCAGTATGAAGtagtttttacttttgttATATATAGTATAATATAGTTAATTGGAACTCCCTTATCCTTTtctgttttaataaaatcttataagacattttattataagtttttttttttttattatttgtaataAGGTTAATAAAAACTCACCTCATCATTTTTTCTATAGCCACTATGTAATTCACAATATATTTGGAAAATTATAGGAATATCATCACAATAGGACATTAATTGTTTGTCGGTTCTTAAATGTGTTCTACACTTTTGTTATAATATAGCTAATAATAACTGACATCATTATTCTCTTTAgaactattttaaaatataaatataagtatgtAATTCGCAATATAAGTAAATTATTCTAGCAATAACAGCTcaattgaatatttatttttgcttaGTTATTGGATTTATTATATATACTACTATActtgtatattatttaaagTATGGTTACTCACCTTTCTCTATTCCAATTACAGAATGATGTTCGAGTCCGGAAAGTTGCCGCCCAGCTACGACTACTTCCGCTGCGTGGTCAACATTCCGGAGGATgtgcagcgcgtcggcgatcCATCGGAGTCGGGAGAGCAGCTATCGGTGATGGCAGGACCCCTGGCCCGATCCTACGGAGCTGCCACCATGGCGGGCAAGGACGAGCGCAACGGTCGCATCAATCCCGCCCTGGAATCGGACGACGATCTGCCGGTGGCGGAGGCAAGACGCATCAACCAGGAAACGGCGCATGCGCAGGTCAAGAAGATGCTGGACACAGCCACCGGGGTGAAGCCCCCGGGAGGAGGAGGTGGCCAGAGCGGGATGGCCATGCCCGCCACGGAGCACGATAATACGGCCTTCTGAGCGGAGTAGGAAGTCCCATAGGATCTTGGCAGCTGAGAGCCCGAAAGTAGGCTGCAGCTAGGAGCAGTGAATTATCCGATTTTAAGTTGCGCTTGTTAGGGGGATTCAAATGGGGAAGTAGGGTTGTCATGAGGAAGGCGGGACGGAGTACAGAAAGTATTAGGAAAAACGTACGTTAAACACACAAGTGCTCAGGTAAAAAGTGCAGAAAGCTGATCGTAAAGTTTACATTTTCATTTAGCAAAACTTATTGTGTATAGTTTCTACAAGCTTAAAGCGTTCTATCGGTATTCATTTTGATGTTAGAGAATCTATGTGTAAATGTTCAAACGGTATCAGAAGTGCAGAAATCGATTAACCGAATACATATCAACTGCATTTTTCCTGGCCCGAGaattgcaaaaaataaaatacgtATTAACCCTGAAGAGTTAGGCCGGAAATGAGGCTAAGTTataagtatgtatgtataaccACTAAGACGAGCATTTGAGCAATACGAATCGTCATTCCTGGCATTAGCATATCGATCATATACTATATAGATGCATATAATGTGAGTCATGTGTCCTTCCAGAACGAACAAAGCTAAGCAAAACTATTCACAAACTAATGCAAACGAAACATATCAAAAGAAGACGGAGGTATATCAATATACATATCACTCGTGAAACAGTTGTTTGTAAGCTATATAGGAGAATCGAGATATACATACACAAGCTATACCCAATAAAATGTGCAAACAAAGTAGTCGTGTAAGTGACCGAAAACGAGGCATATCGAGTTATATAGGAATGAATTTTAGCTGCTCTCAAAGAGCAAACCACAAAGTATATGGCAGATCATACACAGGAAAACAGACAAAGATGAAACACTTATATATATGACATGTTGCGTCGTAGTACCTAAATATATACCTATACAAAATCATATACACCagcatatatatacatatttagaAGCCAGCCACTGAATTTAGAGAGTTATACCCAAAGAAACACCCACGACATTGACCCAAAAAACCTGCATACAAGCATTGGCAAGGGAAATTCTATATAAACACACGCTGCCTGAACCCCAAACCTCAACCTTTGATCTCAAAGAAACCTCTTAAGATAATcccaaattaaattcaaattgaatattttatcAAGAGATGTGCGTTGGTTCCTCTTTTTTAAAACTCACTCGGCTCGTTTGTTACTCTTTCGTCCCGTTGGAAAGAACTAATCTAAATCTAACTAAAGTCAACCCAAGAAAACTAATACGCGTTACTAACTTAATAGGGTTTTCAGCCCTATGAAATACCAAAACTACATACAACTCACTTAATTGTAATAAATGTTGACTGCTTTTTGATCGAGCCTTGTATGTTCGTTGTATTGGGGTAAAGTTTTTTAACGTTTACATAAGTGAAACTAAGTGTTTGAGTCCATTTAGGATTACCTACCATATGATACACACATATCTGAAATCTGTtcgttgttattgttattatctCTTGCATCAGATCTGAGTGTGTAAATTTCGATAGAGTTTGAATCCGTTTTAACTAAGGAGTTTAACTAAATTTCCAGAGATCCTACATAAATAATTAAGTGTGTTTGTATTTCATGTTTCACGATTCTTTGTGCAGTTAACCAGGTTTGTAAATAAGCAAATTACTCGAATCGTTTGTAAAGTTACTATCAACTAAACCAAAACCACCAAATAATTTATGCATTCAACTGCGATGACTTCGCTTGGTTAAAATGGTCGAAACCATTCTGTTTTGGCAAttagttaaatatatttctgttATTGTTAACCAAACTTGGTGTATCCATTCCAAGTTCCCTTAGTGGCATTATGTTAATCAATCAAATAAGTAAAAGAAAAATAGAACGAAGGGTTACGATATACATGATGTATTAAGATCAAATTAAACCGAATACATATCAATGTTTTAAGCATAGCGAAATGGAATAAACCCCAAGCAAAAGAAACGATACaagtatttaataaataaaaggtATATATATCTACATAGAAATGGTTTCTCTGTTGCCGCAAAGCAAAAACCGCTCTCTAGTTATTTATTCTATTTCTCATTAGCTACTTATTTAACTAACCAACTAAGTAACCGACTAACTAACGGACTAACTAACAGACTGGCTGACTATCTTGTGAAATAAATGCAAACATTACGAACCAACAAAAGCCGCCAAGTGACGATCCGCAGACAATAGAATGGTATTATCGCAGGTGGAAATTTCTCAGCCCAACTTAAAGAGCAAAGAGCTCTTCAGGGTGTCTCATCTCATCGGATTTTAGAAGAAGACAATGCACTCTGAAGATTCACATGTGGCAACTATGCGACAgttacttattttatttagtcGAAAGTCAGTCGGTTAAAAGTCGGTTTGCCAAAGTCTATCAGCTGTCTGCCGGTCCTCCAGCAATTCTTCTCAACTGGTCTCAGTTAGCATGCTAATGATGCAATTAAGTTGTAATCTCAATTAGATTGGAATCGCCTCCATCATGAGCTCATAACTTGTGTCGCTCAAGAATTGCCCCCTAATTGTGGCCCGAGTTGCAAGTTGGATGTTGTAGCAGCTATCAGGTATATCCGGTATTTTAGCGAAAATTTGCATTGTTAGCCGATTTGAACCTTC
This region of Drosophila subpulchrella strain 33 F10 #4 breed RU33 unplaced genomic scaffold, RU_Dsub_v1.1 Primary Assembly Seq354, whole genome shotgun sequence genomic DNA includes:
- the LOC119560620 gene encoding high-affinity choline transporter 1, translating into MINVAGVVSIVLFYLLILVVGIWAGRKKQSGNDSEEEVMLAGRSIGLFVGIFTMTATWVGGGYINGTAEAIYTSGLVWCQAPFGYALSLVFGGIFFANPMRKQGYITMLDPLQDSFGERMGGLLFLPALCGEVFWAAGILAALGATLSVIIDMDHRTSVILSSCIAIFYTLFGGLYSVAYTDVIQLFCIFIGLWMCIPFAWSNEHVGSLSDLEVDWIGHVEPKKHWLYIDYGLLLVFGGIPWQVYFQRVLSSKTAGRAQLLSYVAAAGCILMAIPPVLIGAIAKATPWNETDYKGPYPLTVDETSMILPMVLQYLTPDFVSFFGLGAVSAAVMSSADSSVLSAASMFARNVYKLIFRQKASEMEIIWVMRVAIIVVGILATIMALTIPSIYGLWSMCSDLVYVILFPQLLMVVHFKKHCNTYGSLSAYIVALVIRLSGGEAILGLPPLIKYPGYDEETKEQMFPFRTMAMLLSLITLVSVSWWTKMMFESGKLPPSYDYFRCVVNIPEDVQRVGDPSESGEQLSVMAGPLARSYGAATMAGKDERNGRINPALESDDDLPVAEARRINQETAHAQVKKMLDTATGVKPPGGGGGQSGMAMPATEHDNTAF